A portion of the Francisella uliginis genome contains these proteins:
- a CDS encoding glycosyl hydrolase family 18 protein: MSGKKKLATAISYILMGLGSFGMAEAATSNNVETYDFKAPFKDYNNKIVLKVNNVSSAKTIEFTSNFKPKTGWGNCFGTRADLVNFVSTENSKGDYVTKMTLKDSDGSFDLTQSCDIMGTDSGNAAVLPGVVVPIVSDLKVDGKDLEIERPCAGNVCKDPAPGYTNAAYYAQWAVWGRKYNPYDFKYNKLNTLIYAFIGFDGSTGNIKTLDASADSWGLSAAARAAKKYPYLKSFLSFGGWTNNGVTTAPMFEKLASNQQSMENFAKQSVELMRKLGFNGIDIDWEWWSDYGNDVAPAKKMLALFKVLRAELDKAGKEDGKKYYLAIAVNGARSRIEAMENPSNPNSVSDFWKQTGELMDEINVMNYDYQGAWGTGFPAYFQASAKFPDVSGVSNSNYSAGDVSSDVQDNVTDSSGSNVTLSKSIGLDGGWSIQDSIDAYIKAGVPAKKLIVGLPLYARSMAVDSAKDGGLFQTITGPGLGDYEKGVFDYKCLVNPVNNPVTGCGTSKPVSGLSDLQFYDEKSNVSIFDKYGKVAMQPWAYSPSTKSFITYDDVWSVTQKTEYAMGRGLGGTMFWQADGDSVDDSKSLINAVAKVYESDSVYVSVDSVTETSATISWNKPELDGNITYTIKLNGNVVAQNITSQSYVLTNLDKATNYSVEVVANASGESREDSISFITAGADDQNQGGDDQNQGGDDQNQGGDDQNQGGDDQNQGGDDQNQGGDDQNQGGDDQNQGGDVATGNWDSNKAYTKGEKVEVDGVTYEAQWWTKGENPTQSGKWGVWRVVEGQTDDQNQGGDDQNQGGDDQNQGGDDQNQGGDDTTASGTWDSNEVYTTGDEVTYNGQTYTAKWWTQGDKPSNGGPWDSPYVAGSDWNADEEYTGGQTVTLDGNTYKAKWWTSGDNPKDGGVWEKL; this comes from the coding sequence ATGAGCGGTAAGAAGAAGTTAGCAACTGCGATATCATATATACTGATGGGCTTAGGTTCATTTGGCATGGCAGAAGCAGCTACGAGTAATAATGTTGAGACATATGATTTTAAGGCGCCATTTAAAGATTATAATAATAAAATAGTTTTAAAGGTTAATAATGTATCATCAGCGAAGACGATTGAGTTTACAAGTAACTTTAAGCCAAAAACTGGCTGGGGTAACTGTTTTGGGACTAGAGCTGATTTAGTTAACTTTGTTAGCACAGAAAATAGCAAAGGTGATTACGTAACGAAGATGACATTAAAAGATAGTGATGGATCATTTGATTTAACACAATCTTGTGACATTATGGGAACAGATTCTGGGAATGCTGCTGTATTACCTGGTGTTGTAGTTCCAATAGTTAGTGATCTTAAAGTTGACGGTAAGGATCTTGAGATTGAAAGACCATGTGCTGGCAATGTATGTAAAGATCCAGCTCCTGGCTATACAAATGCGGCATATTATGCACAATGGGCAGTATGGGGACGTAAATATAATCCATATGACTTTAAATATAATAAGTTAAATACATTAATCTATGCATTTATAGGTTTTGATGGAAGTACAGGTAATATAAAAACACTTGATGCTTCAGCAGATTCTTGGGGACTTTCAGCAGCAGCTAGAGCAGCTAAGAAATACCCATATCTAAAATCATTCTTATCATTTGGTGGTTGGACAAATAATGGTGTTACAACAGCACCGATGTTTGAGAAGTTAGCTTCAAACCAGCAAAGTATGGAAAACTTTGCTAAGCAGTCTGTAGAGCTTATGCGTAAACTTGGCTTTAATGGTATAGATATAGATTGGGAATGGTGGTCTGATTATGGTAATGATGTAGCACCAGCTAAGAAGATGTTAGCACTCTTTAAAGTACTTCGTGCTGAGTTAGATAAAGCTGGTAAAGAAGATGGTAAGAAGTATTATCTTGCAATAGCTGTTAATGGAGCAAGAAGCCGTATTGAGGCTATGGAAAATCCAAGTAATCCAAATAGTGTATCAGACTTCTGGAAACAGACTGGTGAGCTAATGGATGAAATTAATGTTATGAACTATGACTATCAAGGTGCATGGGGTACTGGATTCCCTGCATACTTCCAAGCATCTGCGAAGTTCCCAGATGTATCTGGAGTTAGTAATAGTAATTATAGTGCAGGAGATGTATCAAGTGATGTACAAGATAACGTTACTGATAGCTCTGGTAGTAATGTTACATTAAGTAAATCTATAGGTTTAGATGGCGGATGGTCAATCCAAGATTCTATTGATGCATATATTAAAGCAGGAGTTCCAGCTAAGAAATTAATAGTTGGTTTACCTTTATATGCAAGATCAATGGCTGTTGATAGTGCTAAGGATGGAGGTTTATTCCAAACAATCACAGGCCCTGGTCTTGGTGATTATGAGAAAGGTGTATTTGACTATAAATGTTTAGTTAACCCAGTTAATAATCCAGTAACTGGATGTGGAACATCAAAACCTGTAAGTGGATTATCAGATTTACAGTTTTATGATGAGAAATCAAATGTAAGCATTTTTGATAAATATGGTAAAGTGGCGATGCAGCCATGGGCATATAGTCCATCTACTAAGTCATTTATAACTTATGATGATGTTTGGTCTGTAACACAGAAAACAGAATATGCTATGGGCAGAGGGCTTGGCGGAACAATGTTCTGGCAAGCAGATGGTGACTCTGTAGATGATAGTAAATCATTAATAAATGCTGTAGCTAAAGTTTATGAATCAGATAGTGTTTATGTATCTGTAGATAGCGTAACAGAGACATCTGCAACAATATCTTGGAATAAGCCAGAACTTGATGGAAATATTACATATACAATCAAGTTAAATGGAAATGTAGTTGCTCAAAATATTACATCACAAAGTTATGTATTAACTAATTTAGATAAAGCAACTAACTATAGTGTTGAAGTTGTTGCTAATGCATCAGGTGAGTCTAGAGAAGATAGCATATCATTTATAACAGCTGGAGCAGATGATCAAAACCAAGGTGGAGATGATCAAAATCAAGGTGGAGATGATCAAAATCAAGGTGGAGATGATCAAAACCAAGGTGGAGATGATCAAAACCAAGGTGGAGATGACCAGAACCAAGGTGGAGATGATCAAAATCAAGGTGGAGATGATCAAAATCAAGGTGGAGATGTAGCTACAGGAAACTGGGATTCGAATAAGGCTTATACTAAAGGTGAGAAAGTAGAGGTTGATGGAGTAACATACGAGGCTCAATGGTGGACTAAAGGTGAAAACCCTACACAATCTGGAAAATGGGGTGTGTGGAGAGTAGTTGAAGGTCAAACTGATGACCAAAACCAAGGTGGAGATGATCAAAACCAAGGTGGAGATGATCAAAATCAAGGTGGAGATGATCAAAATCAAGGTGGAGATGATACTACAGCTTCAGGAACTTGGGACTCCAATGAGGTATACACTACAGGTGATGAAGTAACATATAATGGTCAAACATATACAGCTAAATGGTGGACGCAGGGTGATAAGCCATCTAATGGTGGGCCTTGGGATAGTCCTTATGTCGCTGGATCAGACTGGAATGCAGATGAAGAGTACACTGGAGGTCAAACAGTAACTCTAGATGGAAACACATATAAAGCTAAGTGGTGGACTAGTGGTGATAATCCAAAAGAT